The Streptomyces rimosus genomic interval GTCGGCGGGCGTACGGCCGGAGGCGACCTCGTCGGCGAGTACGTGGACGACGTTGCCGAAGCCCTGGGCGGCGGTCGCGGGGCTGTCCGCCTTCACCTCGCGCCCGAGGAACCACTGAAGCGCGCAGGTGTTGGCGAGCTGGTCCAGCGCGCTGCCCGAGAGCGTCACGGGACGGTCGCGGTCGCGCAGCGGCACGGCGCTGTGCGTCGGCTCGTACAGGCCCCACCACTGATCGGGGTGAGCGGCCGGCACCAGCGGCTGGCCGTCGTCGTCGCGCAGCGCGGCCAGCTTCGCCAGGCGCTGCGCGGCGGCCTCGCGCAGCGCCGGGGTGGCCTGCGGGTCCACGGTGGTGGCCCGCAGCTCGGCGACCAGCGCGGCGACCGACAGCGGGCGGCGGGGGCGCCCGGTGACGTCCCGCAGCTCCACGCCCAGCTCGGTCAGGAAGCGGGACGGCTGGTCGCCGTCGTCGGACGCGGCCTTGACGGCGGTGACCACCAGGCGGTCGCGGGCGCGGGTCGCCGCCACGTAGAACAGCCGGCGCTCCTCGGTGAGCAGCGCGCCCGGGGGCAGCGGTTCGGCCAGCCCGTCCCGGCCGATCCGGTCCGCCTCCAGGAGAGAGCCGCGGCGGCGCAGGTCCGGCCAGAGCCCTTCCTGTACGCCCGCGACGACCACGAGGCGCCACTCCAGGCCCTTGGAGCGGTGCGCGGTCATCAGGCGCACGGCGTCGGGGCGCACGGTCCGGCGGGTCAGGGTGTCGGCGGCGATGTCCTGGGCGTCCAGCTCCTCCAGGAAGTTAAGCGCGCCCCGGCCGCCGGTCCGGGCCTCCGCGCGGGCGGCGGTCTCGAACAGCGCCACCACGGCGTCCAGGTCACGGTCGGCGTTGCGGGCCGCCGCACCGCCGCGCCGGGCGGTCCGCTCCAGCCGCTGCGACCAGGTGGGCGTGCCGTCCCACAGCGTCCACAGGGCTTCCTCGGCGGTGCCGCCGGCGGCCAGCAGGTCGCGGGTGGTGCGCAGCAGCTCGCCGAGGTGCCGGGCGCCCCGCGCGTACGCCGGATCGTGCGCGACCAGGCGCTCCGGCTCGGCGAGCGCCCGCGCGATCAGTTCGTCGGAGGGCGGCGGTACGTCGTGGCCGGCCACCCGCTCCTCCTCGCGCAGCGCCCGGCCCAGCCGGCGCAGATCCGCGGCGTCCATGCCGCCGAGGGGGGAGGTGAGCAGTTCTATGGCCGTCTCGGTGGAGATCCCGTGCGCGGCCTCGGTGGACCCGTCGGCCGGTACGGGGGCGTCGGCGGCAGGCGCGTCCTCGGCAAGTGCCTCATCGGCGGGCGCGGGCGCCACCACCGCCGAAGCCGCCTCCGTCGAGGCCGTCACCGCCGAAGCCGCCACCCGCAGCGCCGTGAGCAGCGGCGCCACCGCCGGTTCCCGGCGCAGCGGCAGTTCGTCGCCGTCGATCTCCAGAGGGACGCCGGCCGAGGTCAGCGCCCGGCGCACGCCGGGGATGGAGCGGGCGCCGGCGCGTACGAGGACGGCCATGTCACGCCACGGCACGCCGTCCTCCAGGTGCGCGCGGCGCAGGATGTCGGCGATGTTGTCCAGCTCGGCGCCCGGCGTCGGGTACGTGTAGACCTCGACGCGGCCCCCGTCCCGTACGGCCGCGAGGTCGCGGTGCTCCCGTACCTTCTGGGCGGGCAGGCGGGTCAGCGGCATACGGGACGTGAGCCGCCGGGTGGCCGCCAGGACCGCGGCGCCCGAACGGCGGGAGGTGCCGAGGACCTCCACCGGCGCCGGATCGCCACCCGTTCGGGGGAACATCAGCGGGAAGTCGAGGATGCCGTTGACGTCGGCGCCGCGGAACGCGTAGATCGACTGGTCCGGGTCGCCGAAGGCCACGAGCGTACGGCCGCCGCCGGCCAGCGCGCGCAGCAGCCGTATCTGTGAGGCGTCCGTGTCCTGGTACTCGTCCACGAACACCGCGTCGTAGCGCGCTGCCAGCTCCGCGGCGACCTCGTCGCGCTCTGCGAGCAGCACCGCCCGATGCACCAGTTCGGCGTAGTCGAGCACGCCCTGCGCGTCCAGCACGTCCAGGTACTCGGCGAGGAAGTCGGCAGCCGCGCCCCAGTCGGGCCGCCCGGTGCGCCGCGCGAAGTCGGCAAGCGCTTCCGGGCCCAGTCCCAGTTCGCGGCTGCGCGCGAGCACCGCGCGCACCTCGTCGGCGAAACCCCGCGTCGTCAGGCAGGCCCGCAGCTCGTCCGGCCAGCGCACCCTGGCCCGCCCGGCGGCCGCCAGCCCGGCCTGCCCTTCGAGCAGCTCGCGCACCACGAGGTCCTGCTCGGGCCCGGACAGCAGGCGCAGCGGGTCGGCGAACAGGTCGGCGTCCTGGTGGGCCCGTACGAGCGCGTAGCAGTACGAGTGGAAGGTGGTGGCCTGTGGGGCGGCGGCGCTGCCCAAGCGGGCGGCGATCCGGTCCCGCAGTTCGACGGCGGCCTTGCGGCTGAAGGTCAGCACGAGCAGCCGCTCGGGGTCGGCGCCGTCCCGTACCCGCCGGGCGACCGCCTCCACGAGGGTCGTGGTCTTGCCCGTACCGGGGCCCGCGAGCACCAGCAGCGGCCCGGTGCGATGGTCAACCACAGCGCGCTGGCGTGCGTCCAAAGCAGGAGGGTCCGCCGGTCCCGGCCGGGTACGCACCAGTCGGTACGCGCCGGAGGCATCCCGGCGCGCCGCTCGCCGGCGCGGCTGCGCGGACGGCACGGCCGAGGCCGAGAAGGAGGAACTCACGTGGATCGCCGGTCCTGGGAGGAGGTGCTGGTCGTGGTGCGCACCGCGGTGCGGCGCGGGCCGGTGCGGCCACCGCGCCGGTCGCCGGGCGGCGGGGCGGTGGTGCGGGCCGTGCCCGACGCTACGCCAGACGGCGCACGAGCCGCAGCGCGTCCCACGACGGTACCCGGGGCCGGGGACCGAGCGCGGAGGTCTGTGCCGGACGGGCCCGGCCGGAAGGGGACGCTCCAGCGGCCGGGCGCGCCGGGCATGCCGTACGGGCGGACCGGAACCGCCGCGCCCTACGGAGCGACCGGTACAGGCTCGGCCGGCACCCGGTCGGCCGGTACGCGCTCGGCCGTCACCCGGTCGGCCGGTACGCGCTCGGCCGTCACGGCGGGCAGGCTGCGGGCCGGACCCGCTGGGAAGTCCTCCCCGGCTCAGCCACCCATCGCCTCAGTCCCTTCGCACCGGATCGCTGCCGTCCCAGCGGGCCCGCCGCAGGTCGAGGCGCGGTACGTGGCCCTCGGCCGACCGGCCGGCCTCCCGCAGCGGGGTGCCCTCCTCTCGGTAGTGCGCCATCGCGCGCAGCTCGCCGCCGGGCAGCAGGCGGCCGTCGGCGCGCACGACGCGCCACCACGGCACGGCGCCTCCGTACAGGGCCATCACCCGGCCCACCTGGCGCGGCCCGCCCACGCGCCACCCCGGGTCGTCCTCACGGCACCCTTCGGGCGGGTCCTCCCCCGCGAGCCACTCGGCGATGTCGCCGTACGTCATCACGCGGCCGGGCGGGATCAGCTCGGCGACCGCGAGTACGCGTTCCGCGTACACGGGGAGCTGCGATCCGCCGGAGTCCGGTGGGCCGCCGCCCTCCTCGCCCACCCCGTCACCGCCGTGTCCGCCGGGCCCGCCGGGCCCGTGCGGCCCTCCCGTTTTCCCACTCATTCGGCCCATCCTGCACCACGCCACCGACAGTCACCCGTGGCCTGCGCGGTTGCCCACCGACGGCGTGCGCGGGCGGGCGCGGCGGCGTATGTTCCGTTTCCCGGCCCTTCGAAATGCACCCTGATGCCCCCCGCCTCCCCGCGGCCATGCCACCATCTTCCGGGCGGTGACTGGTGATACGAGATCAAGAAGAGACGGCCGAACAGCAGGGTGCGGTGCCTCCGCGGGAGGCCGGCACCCCTGAGGCGCTGTCCACCGACACCCCCGCCCGGGGGGACGGGACATCACGGGGGAAGCCGTCACAGGCTTCCGCGACCGAAAAGGCGAGCACGATCGAGAAGGCCGGAAGAGCCGAGGAGTCCGCGAGTCCGGAGGGGCCGGATCAGCCCCGCCGGGCCGACACGGCGACCGCTTCCAGCGGAGCGGGGGGCGCGGCAGAAGAGGAATGCACGGCCGGAGGGGCCGGGGGGGCCGGATCGCCCGCACCATCGGGGGCGACCGGCACATCCACCCGGAAGAAGTCCGCACCCGACCGGCCGAAGACGGACAAGCCCGTGCCCGACAAGCCAAAGTCGGAGAAAACAGAGAAGGCGGACCGCACCGCCCCACTCTCCGACCGCGTCGGCAGCGAGTTCCACGTGGACCAGGTCTCCGGTGACGAGCCGCTGCTCCCCGCCCGGGTGCACCGGCCCTCCGACCTGATGCGCCTGCTGCTGGGCATCGTCGGCATCGCGCTGGTGCTGCTGCTGGCCAACTACGCGCACGGCACGACCCAAGGTCTCCAGCGCGACATCGGCGAGGGCGCCGGGCTGGCGCCGCGGCTGCTGATCAATTTCGCCGGGCTGGCGTCGAGCGTTGCCGTGCTGATCGTGCCGGTGGCCTTCGCCGTGGAACGGCTGATCAAACGCGACGGGCTGCGGATCGCGGACGGCGTGCTGGCGGCGGTCCTCGCGCACGGCGTCTCGCTGGCCACCGATCTGTGGGTCGCCGAGGCGGCCCCGGAGTCCATCCGGGTCGCACTGACCCAGCCGCTGGCCAACGGCGGACTGACCGCGCCGGTGCACAGCTATCTCGCGCCGGTCATCGCGTACATGACAGCAGTGGGTATGTCGCGGCGTCCCCGCTGGCGGGTGGCGATGTGGTGCGTCCTGCTGCTGGACGCCTTCGCCGTGCTCGTCGGCCGCTACACGACACCGCTCGCCATCGTCACCACCATCCTCATCGGCTGGACGGTGGCCTTCGGGACGCTGTACGCGGTCGGCTCCCCCAATGTGCGCCCCACCGGGCAGAACCTCCTGGCCGGACTGCGCCGGGTCGGCTTCCACCCGGTCAGCGCGGTACGCGCGGAGGACATCGGCAACCCCGAGCACCCGGAGCACGTCGACCGCGGCCGCCGCTACATCGTCACCCTGGAGGACGGCCCGCCCATCGACGTGACCGTCGTGGACCGCGAGCGGCAGGCCCAGGGATTCTTCTACCGGGTGTGGCGCCGGCTGTCGCTGCGGGGCATCAACCAGCGCCGCAGCCTCCAGTCACTGCGCCAGGCGCTGGAGCAGGAGGCGCTGCTGGCATACGCGGCGATCGCGGCCGGCGCCAGCGCCCCCAAGCTGATCGCCACCTCCGAGCTGGGCCCGGACGCCGTGATGCTCGTGTACGAGCACATCGACGGCCGGCCGCTGGACGCACTGCCGGACGAGGAGATCACCGACGAGCTGATGCGCAACGCCTGGCGACAGGTGGCGGCGCTCCAGTCGCGGCGCATCGCGCACCGCCGCCTGGTGGGTGACGCCCTCCTGGTGGATCGTTCCGGCAGCATCATCCTGACCGATCTGCGCGGCGGCGAGATCGCGGCGGGCGACCTGGTCCTGCGGATGGACATCGCGCAGCTGCTGACCACGTTCGCGCTGCGGACCGGCGCCGAGCGGGCGGTGGCCGCCGCCGTCGACGTACTCGACCCGGACGCGGTGGCCGACAGCCTGCCGCTGCTCCAGCCGATCGCCCTCAGCCGCACCACCCGGTCCACGCTGCGGCAGCTGGCCCGCGAGCGCTCCGCGCGGGAGCGCGAGGCGGTCCTGGAGGCGTCGCGCGCCACCAAGGAACGCAAGGCCGCCGAGGCGGCCCGGCGGGGCGGCGCACACACACAGGAGCAGCCGGCCAACCGCAAGGTGGCGCGCGCCGAGAAGAGCGCCGAGAAGCGGGCGGTCGACGAGGCGCTGGAGGAGGCCCGCGAGGAGGACCTGCTCTCGCAGATCCGCCAGCAGGTGCTGCTGATCCGCCCGGCCGCGCCGGTGGAACCGGCCCGTCTGGAACGCATCCGGCCACGCACCCTCGTCACCTGGATCGCCGGCGTGTTCGCCGCGTACTTCCTGGCCTCACAGATCACCCACGCCAAGTTCGGCGAGGTGGTCGGCGAGGCCCAGTGGGTGTGGGTGGTGGCGGCGCTGGTCTTCTCGACGCTGACCTACCCGGCGGCGGCGATGAGCCTGCTCGGCTTCGTACCCGAGAAGGTGTCCTTCCTGCGGACGGTGATCGCGCAGGTGGCGGGCAACTTCGTCAAGCTGGTCGCGCCCGCCGCGGTGGGCGGTGTGGCGCTGAACACCCGCTTCCTCCAGCGCTCGGGCATCCGGCCCGGTCTCGCGGTGGCGAGCGTGGGCGCGTCCCAGCTGTTCGGCCTGGGCTGCCACATCCTGCTGCTGCTGACCTTCGGCTACCTGACCGGCACCGAGCGCACGCCGTCGCTCTCCCCGTCCCGCGCGGTGATCGCGGGCCTGCTGACGGCGGCCGTGCTGGTGCTCGTGGTGACCGCGGTCCCGGGGCTGCGCAAGTTCATCGGCACCCGCGTACGGTCCCTGTTCGCGGGCGTGGTGCCGCGCATCCTGGACGTGCTCCAGCGCCCGAAGAAGCTGGTGGTCGGCATCAGCGGCACGCTGCTGCTCACGGCGGCGAACGTGCTGTGCCTGGACGCGTCGATCCGCGCGTTCGGCGGGGGCGGACAGCTCAGCTACGCGGCCATCGCGGTGGTGTTCCTCGCGGGCAACGCGGTGGGCTCCGCGGCGCCCACCCCCGGCGGTGTGGCGGCCATCGAGACCGCGCTGACCACCACGCTGACGCTGGCCGGGCTCACCACGGACATCGCGTTCCCCGCGGTTCTGCTGTTCCGGCTGATGACCTTCTGGCTGCCGGTGCTGCCGGGCTGGATCTCGTTCACACAGCTGACGCGTAAGGGGCAGATCTGACGGCGTACGGCACGGGCACGCACGCCGGGCGCATACGACGAGGGCCCGCACACCAGCCGGTGTGCGGGCCCTTTCGTACGCCGTGCGGAGCACCGGTCAGTACACCGGCTTCTCCGGCTCAACCGTGTTCACCCAGCCGATCACGCCGCCGCCCACGTGGACCGCGTCCGCGAAGCCGGCGGACTTCAGGACGGCGAGGACCTCGGCGGAGCGGACGCCGGTCTTGCAGTGCAGGACGATCTTCTTGTCCTGCGGGAGGTCCTGGAGGGCGGTGCCCATCAGGAACTCGTTCTTCGGGATCAGCTTGGCGCCGGGGATCGAGACGATCTCGTACTCGTTCGGCTCCCGGACGTCGATGATCTCGATCTTCTCGTCCGTGTCGATCCACTCCTTGAGCTGCTGCGGAGTGATCGTGGAACCGGCCGCCGCCTCCTGGGCCTCCTCGGACACGACGCCGCAGAAGGCCTCGTAGTCGATGAGTTCGGTGACGGTCGGGTTCTCGCCGCAGACCGCGCACTCGGGGTCCTTGCGTACCTTGACCTGGCGGTACGTCATCTCCAGCGCGTCGTAGATCATCAGGCGGCCGACCAGCGGCTCACCGATGCCGGCCAGCAGCTTGATCGCCTCGTTGACCTGGATGGAGCCGATGGACGCGCACAGCACGCCCAGGACGCCGCCCTCGGCGCAGGAGGGGACCATGCCGGGCGGCGGGGGCTCCGGGTACAGGCAGCGGTAGCAGGGGCCGTGCTCGCTCCAGAACACCGACGCCTGGCCGTCGAACCGGTAGATCGAGCCCCAGACGTACGGCTTGTTCAGCAGCACGCAGGCGTCGTTGACCAGGTAGCGGGTGGCGAAGTTGTCCGTGCCGTCGACGATCAGGTCGTACTGGGCGAACAGCTCCATGACGTTGGTGGAGTCGAGGCGCTCTTCGTGGAGGTTGACCGTGACGTACGGGTTGATGCCCAGCACCGTGTCCTTGGCGGAGGCGGCCTTGGAGCGGCCGATGTCCGCCTGGCTGTGGATGATCTGGCGCTGGAGGTTGGACTCGTCGACCTCGTCGAACTCCACGATGCCGAGGGTCCCGACGCCCGCCGCGGCCAGGTACATCAGCGCGGGCGAGCCCAGGCCGCCGGCGCCGACACACAGCACCTTGGCGTTCTTCAGCCGCTTCTGCCCGTCCATCCCGACATCCGGGATGATCAGGTGGCGGGAGTACCTGCGGACCTCGTCGACGGTGAGCTCCTCGGCGGGCTCGACCAGGGGTGGCAGCGACACGGGGACTCCGTTGGTCGGTTCTCGATGGGCGACCCCCCGCTCCGGGCGGACCCGGGGCGGGGGACGGTGGTCTTCCCGTAACACTGCCACGCCCTTCTTCATTCCGAGACACCAGGTCCGATACGCGAGACGAATTCGTCCCAGTAGCCGGGCAGCGACTCCCAGGCGCCGCCGCCGTGGTCGAGCCGGTCGGTGAAATAGACCGTTCCGGCGCCCTGCCAGCGGGCGATGCGCAGGGCTTCTTCCAGGTGCGTACGGGGAACGCCGTGCACCAGGTGGCAGAAGCGCCCGGCCGGGTACTCGGCGGTCCACTCGGCCACTTGCGACCAGCGGTAGTCGGACCAGCGCCCGGCGAAGGTGACGAGCTGGTCGGCGGCGTCCGCGTAACCGGGGTGCGGGTGGCGGCCGTGCCCGGTGACCAGGTGCGCGCCGTCCCTCAGGGCGCGCAGCGTGGTGGTCAGGCGCCGGGTCTCGGACAGCTGTGTCCGCTCTGTGGGACAGCTGTCCAGATAGAAGCCGTCGACCTTGTACCAGTCCAGGAAGCGGTGCGCGTCGGAGACCAGCTCACCGAAGGGCCGGGCCCCGTGCTCCAGGTCGAGGTGGCCCAGCAGCCGGGCGCCCGCGTCCCGCAACTGGGCGGTGGCGGGCAGGCAGTACGGGTCGGGCCGGGCCCCAGGGCCCCGCGCGACGTTGAGCACCACCCAGTGCAACGCCGCCGCGGTGCCCTGCGGACCCGGCGCCCGGCCTGCTCCCCCGGTGCAGGCCAGGCCTCGGGAGAGCCGCAGCAGTTCGGCCCACTCCGTGGGTGCCATCAGCGGATGGGCGAACCCGGGGACGCCGACGCCCAGCGGCGCGGCACCGGTCGCTGCGCGCCCGCCGTCCACCGGAGTCGTCAGATACGGCATGCGGCCTCCATCCAGATGTCGGCGAGGGACTCCTCCAGCCCGATCCGGGGCCGCCACCCCAGGCGGTCGCGAGCGGTGCGCACGTCCGCCTGCTGCCAGCTCCCGCACCCGTCCGGATAGGGGTACGCAGGGGGGATGGTGCCGTGTTCAGATGTCGGCCCCGGAATCGCGAGGCGGGCCGCGGCGGGGCCGCCGCCCGGGTAGCCGGGCGGGGTGTCCAGTTCGTGGAGTGAGCCGCCGAACCCGGCGACGCGGGCGAGCAGCGCGGCGGCCTCGCGCAGCCGTACGGCGTGCCCCGTACCGATGTTGACCACGCCCTGCGCGGCGGAGAGGGAGGCGGCGTGCACGGCCCGCGCCACGTCCCGTACGTCCACGAAGTCGCGCTGTACGCCCAGGCCGCCCAGCTTCAGTTCGGTGTCGCCGGACTGCATCGCGCGCCGCATCGCCTCCGCGAGGCGGCCCAGCGGCGAGCCCGCCGGGGTCCCGGGGCCGACGGGCGAGAAGACCCGCAGCACGACGGCGTCCAGGCCGGAGCCGAGGACCAGTTCGGTGGCGGCGAGCTTGCTGACGCCGTACGGGCCGCCGGGGCGCGGGACGGCGTCCTCGGCGGTCGAGGAACCGGGCTGCGAGGGGCCGTACTCGGAGGCGCAGCCCAGGTGCACGAGCCGGGCGCCGCAGCTGCTGCGCCGCAGCGACTCGCAGACGGTGGCGACCGCGACGGTGTTGTGCCGGGTCAGGTCGCGGGCGCCGCCCCGGGTGGTGCCCGCGCAGTTGATCACTACGCCGGGGTGGACGGCGTCCAGGAAGCGGGTGAGCGCTCCCGGGCTGCCGGAGGCCAGGTCGAAGCGGACGTCCGCGTCGTCGCCGCGCCCGAGGGCGGTCAGCTGGACGGCGGGGTCGGCGAGCAGCCGGTCGGCGACATAGCGCCCGAGGTACCCGTTGGCACCGATGAGCAGCACCCTCATCGCGCGACCCCCCGGTCCCGGTGTGCTTCGGTGGGCTGGACGTTCATGGTCTTTTTCTCCTCGTGCAGGGAGTTGGGGGACGTGGTACGGCAGGGGCGGCCACCACCACATCGGGGGCCGGGAAGTGGCGGTGAGCGCCGCGTGGACGGCGGCGGACGTACGTACGGGGACGACCGGCGCCACGGGAGCGCGGCAGGCGTCCTGCCGGTGCCCGCGCGCCCGCCAGGGGTACCGGCGTGCGCGCAGACGGTGATGGCACGCGCGCCGGGGGTGGTGGCGTGCGCGCCGGTGGAAGTGGCGTGCGTATCGCGGGTGGCGAGGTGCGTGGGGTCATGGCCGGTCCGCCTCCGCCGGTGGGGCGGCGGAGGCCGCGACGGGGTCAGGGGCGTGCGCCGAGGCGCCGGTCAGGGCGCGCAGCGCGTACAGCAGCAGGCCGGCGGCGGGCAGCGCGCAGGCCACGGCCGGTACGGCGGACGGGCCGAGGAGGGTGACGGCGGTCTCGACCGGCTTGCCGAGCGGCGCCAGGCCCGGCAGCCGGGCGGCCGGTACGGAGGCCAGGGCGGCGGCCTCCAGCGCGACGGCGGCGGCCGGTCCCGCGGCGGCCGCGGCGGGGAAGCCGTGCCGGGCGAGCAGCCGCGCCAGGAAGAGCAGGAGGCCGAGGGCCGTGGCGGCGACCACCGGTCCCGCTCCCCCGTCGCCGACGGCGGCACCCAGGGCGGCCGACAGGGCGAGCAGCGCGGCGAGTTGCATGGTCACGGCGACCAGCAGCAGCGGCCGTACGCGTGAGCCGAAGGCGGTCAGGCACCGGCTGTCCGCCAGTCCGCGCCGCGCGCGGGCCGCGAACCAGTGCGCGCACCAGGCGGCGGGCACGACGGCACACGTCAGGGCCAGGGCGGTGCCGGTGTCGAACTGCGGCCTTACATAAGGGAGCTCGGGACCACCGGCCAGCAGCAGCCGCAGCAGCCAGTCGCCGCACAGCGCGTACGCGGCCAGCCAGCAGGTCCACAGCCCGGCGGCGCGCGCGGACGGACGCCGGGCGCGCAGCGGGCCGTGGCGGACGCACAGGCGCAGGGCCAGGAGGACCAGGCAGGCTCCGGCCGCGCCGACGACCGCCTGGGCAAGTTGGGTTGACGGGGCATCAATCCATGCCGTGGGTACGGGAGTGGACGCGTGGGCGGCCGCGGCGACGGCGGCCACGGTCGCCGCGCACAGGGCGCCGGGCAGCAGGTGCAGCACCGCGCGGACGCCCCGCCCGCGCCGTACGGACTCGGTCCCGGGCGCGTCGGGCGGCGGTGTCTCGGCGCGCGGGACCCGGGCGTACAGCTCCTCGGCCAGCGAGAAGACGTCGCGGTGGCGGAAGCGGGCCGCCGTGCGGTCGGTGACGCCGTGGGCCTCCAGACCGGCGGCGATCTCCATCGGGTCGACGGCGTGCTCGCACAGCGTCCGGTGCCGGTGCATCAGCGTCTTCACGGGGTCGGCGGGGCCGCGGCGGGTGGGGGCGTCGGGTGGGCGGGGGCCCGGACGGGTCCCGGGCTCCGAAGGCGGCCCGTCGGGTCCGGTGCCGGTTTCGGCTGTGGTCACGGCCGCGCTCCTCTCTGGCGGTCGGCACCGGCGGCCGTTCCGGCGGCGGCAGGCTGGGCGGGCTGCGGGCGGGCGGTAGCCGCTTCGGCAGGCTGCGGGCGGGCGGGGGAGGTGGTGGGCAGGCGCTCGCTTTCGGCGGGCGGGGGGTCCACGCGCCGCGCGCCGTCCCCGTCCGGGTCCGGGCCCGGGTCTGCCCAGCTCGGGGTGCGGCCGGTCGGCGGTGCGGGCTGTCCGGTGCCGCGCACCGCGGCCCAGCGGCCCGGCACATGGGCTTCGGCAGGCCGGGCGAACAGGCGGGGCGCGCCGCCCTGGCCGAGCGGGGCGCCAACAGCCGGACGGCACGGCGTACGGGACATCAGCTCCAGATAGATGCCACGAAATGCCGCGACGTTCTGCTCCACCGTGAACAGTTCGAGTGCGCGGGCGCGCGCGGCGGCGCCCAGCCGGGCGCGCCTGCCGGGGTCGCGGAGCAGCGCCAGGCACGCGTCGGCGAGCGCGCGCGGGTTGCGGGGCGGTACGACCAGGCCCGTACCGCCGATGACCTCGCACACCGCGCCGACGTCGGTGGAGACCGTGGCCCGGCCGCTGAGCATCGCCTCCACCAAGGAGCGCGGGAAACCCTCCGCCACACTGGAGAGGACCAGCACCGCACCGGCCGCGTAGGCGTCCTGCGGGCGGGGCGCCTCCGGGCCGCCGATCTCCTCGAAGGAGACCGGATTGTCGCCCGCGCTGCACGCGTCGGCGGCCTCGTCGGGGAAAAGCTGGGCGGCCAGCGCCCGGCAGTGCGCCAGGTAGGCGGCGTCCTCCGGTCCGGTGCCCGGCGCCCCGACGATGCGCAGGGTGGCGGCGGGTTCGGCCCGGTGGACGCGCGCGAAGGCGTGCAGCAGGCAGACGAGGTCCTTGGCGGGCTCGACGGTGCCGGTCCACACCAGGGTCGTGGAGTGGTCGGCCACGGCGTCCGGGACGGCGGTGAAGCCGCCGGCGTCCATGCCCGGGTGGATGGTGCGCAGGCGCTCCCGGTCGGCGCCGCAGCGCTCCTGCCAGCGCCGGGTGTGGGCAGTGCCCGGGACGACGAGCGCGGCCTGGGCGTACGTCTCGGCGGCCAGCGCGGTTTCGAAGGCGCCCAGCAGGGACCGTACGGGGGCGCTGAGCCGTGCTCCGGCGCGCGCGAGGTAGTGCTCGCGCAGCCGCACGCCGTATTCGGTGAGCAGGAGAGGCGTGCCGAAGAAGCGTTTGGCCAGCAGCCCGGGGAGGGCGGCCGGGCCGCCGGTGGCGGCGTGGCAGAGATCGACCGCGGCGAGTCCGCCGCCTGCGGGTACGTCACCGGCCCCGAAGGCGTACGCGCTGCCCGGCGCATCGCCGTACCAGTCGAGGGAGAGGGGGCGCAGGGCGCGCTCCAGCTCCTCGGTCACGGCCAGCAGGTCGGCCACGCGCGCGCCGTGCGCGGCGCGCGGTGCGCCGGGGGCGCGGCAGGCGGCTTCCAGGAGGCGTACGGCCTGTTCGGAGCGGAGGAGACCGGGCAGGCGGCCCTGCGCGCGGGCCAGCTCGGCCAGCCCGTGGAGCCCGGCGGCGAAACGGTCCGCCTGATCCTCGCGACGCTCCTCACCGGCCCCTGCCGAAGCGCCGGGGAAGGCGCCCCCGCCCGCCTCCTCGGCGGCCCGTGC includes:
- the moeZ gene encoding adenylyltransferase/sulfurtransferase MoeZ, with amino-acid sequence MSLPPLVEPAEELTVDEVRRYSRHLIIPDVGMDGQKRLKNAKVLCVGAGGLGSPALMYLAAAGVGTLGIVEFDEVDESNLQRQIIHSQADIGRSKAASAKDTVLGINPYVTVNLHEERLDSTNVMELFAQYDLIVDGTDNFATRYLVNDACVLLNKPYVWGSIYRFDGQASVFWSEHGPCYRCLYPEPPPPGMVPSCAEGGVLGVLCASIGSIQVNEAIKLLAGIGEPLVGRLMIYDALEMTYRQVKVRKDPECAVCGENPTVTELIDYEAFCGVVSEEAQEAAAGSTITPQQLKEWIDTDEKIEIIDVREPNEYEIVSIPGAKLIPKNEFLMGTALQDLPQDKKIVLHCKTGVRSAEVLAVLKSAGFADAVHVGGGVIGWVNTVEPEKPVY
- a CDS encoding NAD-dependent epimerase/dehydratase family protein, whose amino-acid sequence is MRVLLIGANGYLGRYVADRLLADPAVQLTALGRGDDADVRFDLASGSPGALTRFLDAVHPGVVINCAGTTRGGARDLTRHNTVAVATVCESLRRSSCGARLVHLGCASEYGPSQPGSSTAEDAVPRPGGPYGVSKLAATELVLGSGLDAVVLRVFSPVGPGTPAGSPLGRLAEAMRRAMQSGDTELKLGGLGVQRDFVDVRDVARAVHAASLSAAQGVVNIGTGHAVRLREAAALLARVAGFGGSLHELDTPPGYPGGGPAAARLAIPGPTSEHGTIPPAYPYPDGCGSWQQADVRTARDRLGWRPRIGLEESLADIWMEAACRI
- a CDS encoding glycosyltransferase, with product MRIALLTESGALDASGETRPWCDRLVRGLTGHEFEIYTLARGPEGAPYRGRTVRTAPLYGELPAPLMWRPERRRARARGRLARRRFAACFADLVAGFVTVRAPGARAAEEAGGGAFPGASAGAGEERREDQADRFAAGLHGLAELARAQGRLPGLLRSEQAVRLLEAACRAPGAPRAAHGARVADLLAVTEELERALRPLSLDWYGDAPGSAYAFGAGDVPAGGGLAAVDLCHAATGGPAALPGLLAKRFFGTPLLLTEYGVRLREHYLARAGARLSAPVRSLLGAFETALAAETYAQAALVVPGTAHTRRWQERCGADRERLRTIHPGMDAGGFTAVPDAVADHSTTLVWTGTVEPAKDLVCLLHAFARVHRAEPAATLRIVGAPGTGPEDAAYLAHCRALAAQLFPDEAADACSAGDNPVSFEEIGGPEAPRPQDAYAAGAVLVLSSVAEGFPRSLVEAMLSGRATVSTDVGAVCEVIGGTGLVVPPRNPRALADACLALLRDPGRRARLGAAARARALELFTVEQNVAAFRGIYLELMSRTPCRPAVGAPLGQGGAPRLFARPAEAHVPGRWAAVRGTGQPAPPTGRTPSWADPGPDPDGDGARRVDPPPAESERLPTTSPARPQPAEAATARPQPAQPAAAGTAAGADRQRGARP
- a CDS encoding spherulation-specific family 4 protein: MPYLTTPVDGGRAATGAAPLGVGVPGFAHPLMAPTEWAELLRLSRGLACTGGAGRAPGPQGTAAALHWVVLNVARGPGARPDPYCLPATAQLRDAGARLLGHLDLEHGARPFGELVSDAHRFLDWYKVDGFYLDSCPTERTQLSETRRLTTTLRALRDGAHLVTGHGRHPHPGYADAADQLVTFAGRWSDYRWSQVAEWTAEYPAGRFCHLVHGVPRTHLEEALRIARWQGAGTVYFTDRLDHGGGAWESLPGYWDEFVSRIGPGVSE